The following are encoded together in the Cicer arietinum cultivar CDC Frontier isolate Library 1 chromosome 2, Cicar.CDCFrontier_v2.0, whole genome shotgun sequence genome:
- the LOC140918585 gene encoding oxoglutarate-dependent flavonoid 7-O-demethylase 1-like gives MGGTPVLAPSVQELAKQGITEVPEQYLQPNQDPILVSNTTSLPQLPIIDFDKLLCEDVTELEKLHHASKEWGFFQLINHGVNSSLIENVKIGVEEFFNLPMEEKKKFWQTREELQGFGQVYVALEEEKLRWGDMFFVKTFPLDMRHPNLIPCIPQPFRDELDSYSLQLKKLCFKIIEFMTKALKTKPNELLNLFENGDQSIRINYYPPCPKPEQVIGLNSHSDGTALTILLQVNEIQGLQIRKDGNWIPINPISDAFVVNVGDMFEIMSNGIYRSIEHRATVNSEKERISVAAFHNPQAGINLGPAPTLVTPQTPALFKTIPLQDYVDGYLSSKIKGKSYLDFVRIQNEIQE, from the exons atgGGTGGTACACCTGTTCTGGCTCCTTCAGTCCAAGAGTTGGCAAAGCAAGGCATTACAGAAGTTCCAGAACAATATCTTCAACCAAATCAAGACCCTATTCTTGTATCAAACACAACCTCTTTACCACAACTCCCAATTATTGACtttgataaattattatgtGAAGATGTAACTGAGCTAGAGAAGCTACACCATGCTTCTAAGGAATGGGGTTTCTTTCAG CTAATAAATCATGGAGTGAACAGTTCATTGATAGAAAATGTGAAAATTGGTGTTGAAGAATTCTTCAATCTTCCAATGGAAGAGAAAAAGAAGTTTTGGCAAACAAGAGAAGAATTGCAGGGATTTGGACAGGTGTATGTTGCATTAGAAGAAGAAAAGCTAAGATGGGGTGATATGTTCTTCGTTAAAACTTTCCCTTTGGACATGAGGCATCCCAATTTAATTCCTTGTATTCCACAACCTTTCAGAGATGAACTTGATAGCTATTCTCTACAATTGAAAAAACtatgtttcaaaataattgagTTTATGACAAAAGCTTTAAAGACCAAACCAAATGAATtgctaaatttatttgaaaatggaGATCAATCAATAAGGATAAATTACTATCCTCCATGTCCCAAACCAGAGCAAGTCATTGGACTTAATTCTCATTCTGATGGTACTGCCCTTACCATCCTTCTCCAAGTCAATGAAATTCAAGGCCTTCAAATCAGAAAAGATGGAAACTGGATTCCTATTAATCCTATCTCTGATGCTTTTGTTGTCAATGTTGGAGATATGTTCGAGATAATGAGCAATGGAATTTATCGAAGCATTGAACATCGAGCAACAGTTAATTCAGAAAAGGAGAGGATCTCTGTGGCAGCATTTCACAATCCTCAAGCAGGTATAAATCTAGGTCCAGCACCAACCCTTGTTACTCCTCAAACTCCTGCATTATTCAAAACTATTCCTCTTCAAGATTATGTTGATGGATACCTTTCAAGCAAGATCAAGGGAAAGTCATATTTGGATTTTGTTAGGATCCAAAATGAGATTCAGGAATAA